Genomic window (Sulfurospirillum tamanense):
AGACGTTCCAACACAAACGTACTCCACAGCAAGTTGATAGGTGGCAAAGCGGTCGTAAAGATGAGGGTGCGCATGTGGTTGACTAAAAACTCCCGCATGAGCGCCGAACACGCGATGTACCCGCCCACCGAAGCCAACGCCTTGCCAAAGGTTCCTGCCAAGATGTCAATCTCCCCCATGCACCCGCACCCTTGCACACACCCTAGCCCACTCTCGCCGCGCACGCCCACGCCATGGGCTTCATCTACGTACAACACCATCTTTTCGTAGCGGTGTTTTAGGGCCACCAACCCTTTCAAATCCGCCTCGTCTCCGTCCATGCTAAAGATGCTCTCCGTCACCACAATGATGTGCTCATAGGCCTCATGATGGGTGCGCAACAAGGTTTCGAGGTGATTTAAGTCGTTGTGGGCGTAACGCAAAAATTTGCCCTTAGAGAGGCGAATACCATCTATCAAGCTCGCATGGACCAGTTTGTCCGCAAGGATGAGGGTTTTGTCGGTACAAAGAGCGGGCAAAATACCCACGTTCATGTGGTACCCACTGTTAAAGACCAAGGCGCTTTGGGTGCCAAAAAGGCGCGCTAGCGTGGTTTCAAGCACTTCATACGCCGCCACATTACCCGTTAAAAGGCGCGAAGAAGAGGCCGAAAAAAGCGGCGGTTTGTCTTCTAGGGTACGTAAAAATTCCTGTTGCAAAGGGATGTTGCTAGCTAGGCCCAAGTAATCATTAGAAGCCAGATTCAGCCCCTGTGCTTTGTGTACATGTAAGGTGCGTTTGCCGCCACTTAGCTCCAGCGCGTCAAGACGCTCTTGCAAAAATCTTTCCATGCCTATTC
Coding sequences:
- a CDS encoding 8-amino-7-oxononanoate synthase — encoded protein: MERFLQERLDALELSGGKRTLHVHKAQGLNLASNDYLGLASNIPLQQEFLRTLEDKPPLFSASSSRLLTGNVAAYEVLETTLARLFGTQSALVFNSGYHMNVGILPALCTDKTLILADKLVHASLIDGIRLSKGKFLRYAHNDLNHLETLLRTHHEAYEHIIVVTESIFSMDGDEADLKGLVALKHRYEKMVLYVDEAHGVGVRGESGLGCVQGCGCMGEIDILAGTFGKALASVGGYIACSALMREFLVNHMRTLIFTTALPPINLLWSTFVLERLSGFENARAQLAKVSTLLREGLVQKGYAHPSSSHIIPLMVGENAPTLKKARALQALGFYALPIRPPTVPKGTSRIRFSLTSLVQEADIRAILDVL